A part of Variovorax sp. HW608 genomic DNA contains:
- a CDS encoding SGNH/GDSL hydrolase family protein, translating into MSPRPLGLLIACAIVVLVAAAFAVALTRGDGAPPGTFPPPAPPGTIPIAVLGDSNSHSYHDRLTFPPGSHERGGALRDHTFQWTEVLARLRGNELDFGPWVRWGRPWWSAWIRERVGLLPSRAPAKEDYLYNFATSGAACKNLMGDGLGFRYPQVPRLLALMKEEPERWQNGVVVIYIGANDWNHYLDLTARDPEAPELRRVIDHCTQQIGRAIEAIHASQPKVRILIAGMTNEGDDPGQHHKYLDAASPRNTRQALAGANAAFRRIAEADPKRVAFFDANAWAVERWGIRGPNGEPDFKSVRLGSLTVTHTRGDPPSNTMLADDHAGLAWNVLWAQAILVRLREAFGLPLTPIGDDEAARFVDATVAKP; encoded by the coding sequence ATGAGCCCCCGCCCCCTCGGCCTCCTCATCGCGTGCGCCATCGTGGTCCTGGTGGCCGCGGCCTTCGCGGTGGCGCTGACGCGCGGCGATGGGGCGCCACCCGGCACGTTTCCCCCGCCCGCGCCGCCGGGCACGATCCCGATCGCAGTGCTGGGCGACTCCAACAGCCATTCGTACCACGACCGCCTGACCTTCCCGCCTGGAAGCCACGAGCGCGGGGGCGCACTGCGCGACCACACCTTCCAATGGACCGAAGTGCTCGCTCGCCTGCGCGGCAACGAGCTCGACTTCGGCCCCTGGGTGCGTTGGGGGCGGCCGTGGTGGTCCGCGTGGATCCGCGAACGGGTGGGCCTGCTGCCGTCGCGCGCGCCGGCCAAGGAAGACTATCTCTACAACTTCGCGACCTCCGGAGCGGCCTGCAAGAACCTGATGGGCGACGGCCTCGGCTTCCGCTATCCGCAGGTGCCGCGCCTGCTCGCCCTGATGAAGGAAGAGCCTGAGCGCTGGCAGAACGGGGTGGTCGTCATCTACATCGGCGCGAACGACTGGAACCACTACCTGGACCTGACGGCGCGCGACCCCGAGGCGCCCGAATTGCGCCGCGTGATCGACCATTGCACGCAGCAGATCGGCCGCGCGATCGAGGCGATCCATGCCTCGCAGCCCAAGGTGCGCATCCTGATCGCAGGCATGACCAACGAGGGCGATGACCCGGGCCAGCACCACAAATACCTCGACGCGGCCTCGCCGCGCAATACCCGCCAGGCGCTCGCCGGCGCCAACGCCGCCTTTCGCAGGATCGCCGAGGCCGATCCGAAGCGGGTCGCCTTCTTCGACGCCAATGCCTGGGCCGTGGAACGCTGGGGCATCCGCGGCCCCAACGGCGAGCCGGATTTCAAGTCCGTCCGCCTCGGCAGCCTGACCGTAACCCACACGAGGGGCGACCCGCCTTCCAACACGATGCTCGCCGACGACCATGCCGGCCTCGCCTGGAACGTGCTGTGGGCGCAAGCTATCCTGGTGCGGCTGCGCGAGGCCTTCGGGCTGCCGCTGACGCCGATCGGTGACGACGAGGCGGCGCGCTTCGTCGACGCGACAGTCGCCAAACCCTAG
- a CDS encoding cytochrome C oxidase subunit IV family protein codes for MNPSGTSGTSGTTSGTGQQHPISLYLKIWGLLFVLSTMSYLVDYFHFHGLLRWSLIVLFMLLKAGLIVSVFMHMAWERLSLVYAILVPPLALLVLVGLMFAEAGHTFVTRLLFFK; via the coding sequence ATGAATCCTTCCGGAACATCAGGCACATCCGGCACAACCAGCGGCACCGGCCAGCAACATCCGATCAGCCTCTACCTCAAGATCTGGGGGCTGCTCTTCGTGCTGAGCACGATGTCGTACCTGGTCGACTACTTCCACTTCCACGGCCTGCTGCGCTGGTCGCTCATCGTCCTCTTCATGCTGCTGAAGGCGGGACTGATCGTCTCGGTCTTCATGCACATGGCGTGGGAGCGGCTGTCGCTGGTCTACGCCATCCTGGTGCCGCCGCTGGCCCTCCTGGTGCTCGTCGGGCTGATGTTCGCGGAGGCCGGCCACACCTTCGTGACGCGGCTGCTGTTCTTCAAGTAG
- a CDS encoding heme-copper oxidase subunit III family protein, protein MSSVTVAPHSTAGTAAIEGLRGLIADWSSDRRAFHVSWGKAMMWIFLLSDTFIFSCFLIGYMTVRVSTTAKWPNPSEVFALHVGGADVPLLLIAIMTFILISSSGTMAMAVNCAYRRDKINAATLMIVTATCGEIFVGMQAFEWSKLILEEGVRPWGNPMGAAQFGSSFFMITGFHGLHVTAGVIYLLVIATRLLRGHYDKSGNYQIVEIAGLYWHFVDLVWVFIFALFYLW, encoded by the coding sequence ATGAGCTCAGTGACCGTCGCACCGCACTCCACCGCGGGCACCGCCGCCATCGAAGGGCTGCGCGGCCTGATCGCCGACTGGTCGTCCGACCGCCGCGCCTTCCACGTCTCGTGGGGCAAGGCGATGATGTGGATCTTCCTCTTGAGCGACACCTTCATCTTCAGCTGCTTCCTCATCGGCTACATGACGGTGCGGGTGTCGACCACCGCGAAATGGCCCAATCCGAGCGAGGTGTTCGCGCTGCACGTCGGCGGCGCGGACGTGCCCCTGCTGCTGATCGCGATCATGACCTTCATCCTCATCAGCAGCAGCGGCACGATGGCCATGGCGGTCAACTGCGCCTATCGCCGCGACAAGATCAACGCGGCCACGCTGATGATCGTGACCGCCACCTGCGGCGAGATCTTCGTCGGCATGCAAGCCTTCGAATGGTCCAAGCTGATCCTCGAGGAGGGCGTGCGCCCCTGGGGCAATCCGATGGGCGCGGCGCAGTTCGGCTCGTCCTTCTTCATGATCACCGGCTTTCACGGGCTGCACGTGACGGCGGGCGTGATCTACCTTCTCGTCATCGCCACCCGGCTGCTGCGCGGCCATTACGACAAGAGCGGCAACTACCAGATCGTCGAGATCGCGGGCCTGTACTGGCACTTCGTCGATCTGGTGTGGGTGTTCATCTTCGCGCTGTTCTATCTCTGGTGA
- a CDS encoding bb3-type cytochrome oxidase subunit III: MPLVPGIDLGGAGPRGARANAASIGLWVFMGVVTALFSLFAMAYVMRMNSSDAVTLALPWQLWVSTALLVAGSLSLQRASAASRRADALRARGLLLAGGLCAIAFIGAQLWAWNALLAAQVMPAGNPAGSFFYLLTAMHGLHVAGGLSAWAWVMRTFRRGPERGGWRIALCARYWHFMLAVWLALFAMLAWVTPDVARFICGTA; this comes from the coding sequence ATGCCGCTCGTCCCGGGCATCGACCTCGGCGGCGCCGGGCCTCGCGGGGCGCGCGCCAATGCGGCGAGCATCGGTCTCTGGGTCTTCATGGGCGTGGTCACGGCGCTGTTCTCGCTCTTCGCGATGGCCTACGTGATGCGCATGAACAGCAGCGATGCGGTGACGCTCGCGCTGCCGTGGCAGCTCTGGGTCAGCACGGCGCTGCTGGTCGCCGGCAGCCTGAGCCTGCAGCGCGCGAGCGCGGCGTCGCGCCGTGCGGATGCGCTGCGCGCCCGCGGGCTGCTGCTCGCCGGTGGCCTTTGCGCGATCGCCTTCATTGGCGCGCAGCTCTGGGCCTGGAACGCGCTCCTGGCTGCGCAGGTGATGCCCGCGGGCAATCCGGCCGGCAGCTTCTTCTATCTGCTCACGGCAATGCACGGACTGCACGTGGCCGGCGGGTTGTCGGCATGGGCCTGGGTCATGCGCACCTTCCGGCGCGGACCCGAGCGCGGCGGATGGCGCATCGCGCTGTGCGCGCGCTACTGGCATTTCATGCTGGCGGTCTGGCTGGCGCTGTTCGCCATGCTGGCGTGGGTCACGCCGGACGTGGCGCGCTTCATCTGTGGCACTGCCTGA
- a CDS encoding cytochrome c oxidase subunit I, with translation MNPHDEDDSEHQHEPRSFLTRYVWSQDHKVIAVQYACTAIAVGVVGLVLSNLMRLQLGFPGHFEFINPERYYQFVTMHGMIMVIYLLTALFLGGFGNYLIPLMVGARDMVFPYMNMLSFWVYLLSVLVLMASFFVGSGPTGAGWTLYPPQSILPGTPGYEGGIQLMLVSLVIFIVATTMGGLNYVTTVLQARCQGMTLMRMPLTVWGIFVATILALLGFPALFVSGVMLLLDRTAGTSFFMPALVSMGQVTNYKGGSPLLFQHLFWFFGHPEVYIVALPAFGIVSDLISVHARKCIFGYRMMVWAIVAIGGLSLVVWAHHMFVAGMNPYFAFFFATSTLIIAVPTAIKVYNWLLTLWRGDIHLSVPMLFALAFVCTFAIGGLTGLFLGNVSVDIPLSGTYFVVAHFHMVMGVAPLLVVFGGIYHWYPKVSGRMLDDRLGQLHFWITFLGTYLIYFPMHYLGVLGMPRRYYNFDGYKFIPQSAFALNEFITVVALVVGAAQFIFIFNLAWSVWRGRPATANPWKAASLEWQTAATPPPHGNWGPRLPVVYRWAYAYGTPDAKDDYIPQTAPPEAGGIEPETHGKGETRGVPA, from the coding sequence ATGAATCCGCACGACGAAGACGACAGCGAGCATCAACACGAGCCCAGGAGCTTCCTGACGCGCTACGTCTGGAGCCAGGACCACAAGGTGATCGCGGTGCAGTACGCCTGCACGGCGATCGCGGTCGGCGTGGTCGGTCTCGTGCTGTCGAACCTGATGCGGCTGCAGCTTGGCTTCCCGGGCCATTTCGAGTTCATCAACCCCGAGCGCTACTACCAGTTCGTGACCATGCACGGAATGATCATGGTGATCTACCTGCTCACGGCGCTCTTCCTCGGCGGCTTCGGCAACTACCTGATCCCGCTGATGGTGGGCGCGCGGGACATGGTGTTCCCGTACATGAACATGCTGAGCTTCTGGGTCTACCTGCTCTCGGTGCTGGTGCTGATGGCGAGCTTCTTCGTCGGCAGCGGCCCGACCGGCGCGGGCTGGACGCTCTATCCGCCGCAGTCGATCCTGCCCGGCACGCCGGGCTACGAGGGCGGCATCCAGCTCATGCTGGTGTCGCTCGTGATCTTCATCGTGGCGACCACGATGGGCGGCCTCAACTACGTGACCACGGTGCTGCAGGCGCGCTGCCAGGGCATGACGCTGATGCGCATGCCGCTCACGGTGTGGGGCATCTTCGTCGCGACCATCCTCGCGCTCTTGGGCTTCCCGGCGCTGTTCGTCAGCGGCGTGATGCTGCTGCTCGACCGCACGGCGGGCACCAGCTTCTTCATGCCGGCGCTGGTGTCGATGGGGCAGGTCACGAACTACAAGGGCGGCAGCCCGCTGCTGTTCCAGCACCTGTTCTGGTTCTTCGGCCATCCGGAGGTCTACATCGTGGCGCTGCCGGCCTTCGGCATCGTCTCCGACCTGATCAGCGTGCACGCGCGCAAGTGCATCTTCGGCTACCGGATGATGGTGTGGGCCATCGTCGCGATCGGCGGCCTCAGCCTCGTCGTCTGGGCGCACCACATGTTCGTCGCCGGCATGAATCCGTACTTCGCGTTCTTCTTCGCGACCAGCACGCTGATCATCGCCGTGCCGACGGCGATCAAGGTCTACAACTGGCTGCTGACCTTGTGGCGCGGCGATATCCACCTGTCGGTGCCGATGCTGTTCGCGCTGGCCTTCGTCTGCACCTTCGCGATCGGCGGGCTCACCGGACTGTTCCTCGGCAACGTGAGCGTGGACATTCCGTTGTCGGGCACCTATTTCGTGGTCGCCCACTTCCACATGGTGATGGGCGTGGCGCCGCTGCTGGTGGTGTTCGGCGGCATCTACCACTGGTACCCGAAAGTCTCGGGCCGCATGCTGGACGACCGGCTCGGGCAGCTGCATTTCTGGATCACCTTCCTCGGCACCTACCTGATCTACTTTCCGATGCACTACCTGGGCGTGCTCGGCATGCCCAGGCGCTACTACAACTTCGACGGCTACAAGTTCATTCCGCAGTCGGCGTTCGCCCTGAACGAGTTCATCACGGTGGTCGCGCTCGTCGTCGGCGCGGCGCAGTTCATCTTCATCTTCAACCTCGCGTGGAGCGTGTGGCGTGGCCGGCCGGCCACTGCCAATCCGTGGAAGGCCGCGTCGCTCGAATGGCAGACGGCCGCGACGCCGCCGCCGCACGGCAACTGGGGCCCGCGCCTGCCGGTGGTCTATCGCTGGGCCTACGCCTACGGAACGCCCGACGCGAAGGACGACTACATCCCGCAGACCGCACCGCCCGAAGCCGGCGGCATCGAACCCGAGACCCACGGCAAGGGCGAGACCCGGGGAGTGCCGGCATGA
- a CDS encoding cytochrome c oxidase subunit II — translation MVMAIVLVIIVVGSVLFHVFSPWWTTPLASNWKTMDDTLTITLVITGIFFVAINLFVVYALIRFRHREGRRAQHEPENRKLERWLIIGTSVGIVALLAPGLVVYANYVRSPPDALVLEVVGLQWQWHYRFPGVDGKLGATDARFVQGGNPFGLDPADPAGQDDLLVMSNEVHLPLGKPVLVLIRSHDVLHDFYVPPFRARMNSVPGQVSRFWFTPTVAGRYEALCAQLCGVGHPNMRGFVVVEDAAAFQAWQAALPTFAKTQVKAAPAPSGEGAAGAGARIEEGRALAESKGCVACHTIDGSPRVGPTWKGLYGKTETMEDGSRAQVDEAYLRSFITDPAARRVKGFPPVMPKMDLSKEELDALVAYIQSLGSAPAQAATEQKAQR, via the coding sequence ATGGTCATGGCCATCGTCCTCGTCATCATCGTGGTCGGCTCGGTGCTGTTCCACGTCTTCAGCCCGTGGTGGACCACGCCGCTCGCGTCCAACTGGAAGACGATGGACGACACGCTGACGATCACGCTGGTCATCACCGGCATCTTCTTCGTCGCGATCAACCTGTTCGTGGTCTATGCGCTGATCCGCTTTCGCCACCGCGAAGGGCGCCGTGCGCAGCATGAGCCGGAGAACCGCAAGCTCGAGCGCTGGCTGATCATCGGCACCTCGGTGGGCATCGTCGCGCTGCTCGCGCCGGGGCTGGTCGTGTATGCGAACTACGTCAGGTCGCCGCCCGATGCGCTGGTGCTCGAAGTCGTCGGTCTGCAGTGGCAGTGGCACTACCGCTTTCCGGGCGTGGACGGCAAGCTCGGCGCGACCGATGCGCGCTTCGTCCAGGGCGGCAACCCCTTCGGCCTGGATCCGGCCGATCCGGCGGGGCAGGACGACCTGCTGGTCATGTCCAATGAAGTGCACCTGCCGCTGGGCAAGCCGGTGCTGGTACTGATCCGTTCGCACGACGTGCTGCACGACTTCTATGTGCCGCCCTTCCGCGCGCGGATGAACAGCGTGCCGGGCCAGGTCAGCCGCTTCTGGTTCACGCCGACGGTCGCGGGGCGCTACGAGGCGCTGTGCGCGCAGCTGTGCGGCGTCGGGCATCCGAACATGCGCGGCTTCGTGGTGGTGGAGGACGCCGCGGCCTTCCAGGCCTGGCAGGCGGCGCTGCCGACCTTCGCCAAGACCCAGGTCAAGGCGGCGCCGGCACCGTCGGGCGAAGGCGCGGCAGGCGCCGGTGCGCGCATCGAAGAGGGGCGCGCACTCGCCGAATCCAAGGGTTGCGTGGCCTGCCACACCATCGACGGCAGCCCGAGAGTCGGGCCGACCTGGAAGGGCCTCTACGGCAAGACCGAGACCATGGAGGACGGCTCCCGCGCGCAGGTGGACGAGGCCTACCTGCGCAGTTTCATCACCGACCCGGCGGCGCGGCGCGTGAAGGGCTTCCCGCCGGTCATGCCCAAGATGGACCTGAGCAAGGAGGAACTGGATGCGCTGGTGGCCTACATCCAGAGCCTCGGCAGCGCACCCGCGCAGGCCGCCACGGAACAGAAGGCACAGCGATGA
- a CDS encoding DUF1269 domain-containing protein → MRRRIYWLMPDLASARRAMHDLVQARVELAHIHFAASEGTDMAGLHAANVWQTSDLVHAAKTGWVVGSACGMVVGLVAGLAFPVMGDEPESELAVVLGVLGGAIGAWSASMIGISIPSPGLQRFEGAMAKGWILLMVDPPRPRAREIETLLRTAHPEALFEGEAPQVPAFR, encoded by the coding sequence ATGCGCAGGCGCATTTACTGGCTGATGCCGGACCTGGCGAGCGCCAGGCGAGCGATGCACGATCTCGTGCAGGCGCGTGTCGAGCTTGCGCACATTCATTTCGCCGCCTCGGAAGGCACGGACATGGCCGGCCTTCACGCCGCGAACGTCTGGCAGACCTCGGACCTGGTTCACGCCGCGAAGACCGGGTGGGTGGTCGGCAGCGCGTGCGGGATGGTCGTCGGCCTCGTCGCGGGCCTCGCTTTCCCGGTCATGGGCGACGAGCCCGAATCGGAACTGGCCGTGGTGCTGGGCGTCCTGGGCGGCGCGATCGGCGCCTGGTCGGCCAGCATGATCGGCATTTCGATTCCGAGCCCCGGCCTGCAGCGCTTCGAGGGCGCGATGGCGAAGGGCTGGATCCTGCTGATGGTGGACCCGCCGCGCCCGCGCGCGCGGGAAATCGAGACGCTGCTGCGGACGGCCCACCCTGAGGCCCTGTTCGAGGGCGAAGCGCCGCAGGTCCCGGCGTTTCGTTGA